GTTGATATTCTTGCCCAGCTCCTCACTGCTGGtaaattagtttttttatttgaacttcCAGTTGTCTTTAATGTTGTTCATATCTGATCTAAAAACATGGTTGATGCTTGTAGAGGAGAATGTTGAGCGCGATGCAGTACATAAGGCTCTTTTATCCTTATTGAGGCAGGATGTTAAAGGTACTATTGTACGATGCAACACAATACTGATTGTTTTTCTGTCTCTACTTTTTACTGGACAGTCAATACAGAATAGAATGATATAGGTCTCAAACTTTCTATTCTATTTGATTTGAGAATGCTACATCTTTCTTTGATATGTTTCAAAGCCTAATTGGTATCCAAAGATGGACCACAGGTTAGATTAGGTTTCAGGATATCAGCTATTGGAGTAGCTCTTGATCGGTCTATGGTTACTGAAAATGATAATCACATTTAAAtccttttttagttttattcggTCCGAAAAAATACTAATCAGGAATAGAACTGCCTCCAGGATTTGGTTTGGTGAAATACGCTGAAACTACCTTCTTGAATTTGGAGCCTCATATTTATGTTTTCATAGTGTAGATGTAAGAATGATGTCACTGGGAGGGTGTAACATTGTGCTTATACCTTGATGCTTTACTTTCTATTTGTTTTCAGGATTCCTACTTTTGCTGTATATGAGTGATTGTATCCTTATTTTCTTGTGATATGTAGAGAACAATCATGTGAAGTACAAGCTCACGAGTGATCACTTGATAGAGTTTATTTCTTTAAACAAGTACACTTTGGTCAACTTCTGactaccatatatatatatatattatgtgaGAAAAACATACTCCAATGCTCAGACTTTAGTTGTTTGTCATGCTTCTTTGACTGTTGTGCCTGTAGATTCCACTTTTCATTGCAGTGGTCGAACTCAAGTCATGTAAGCTCCAATTTTTGTTGGTTGAAATACATGACTCTGTAATTCTATGTTGACTAGGTTTAGCTTGGTATTAGCATTCTTTACATTATATTATCGCAGATTGGTGTTAAATCTTACAACTTAGGATGAATGTCAGTAGGTTATGGTCCACTTTTGTTCAGTCGTCCATGGTTGTTCATTGTAATTTacgatttttcttttgttttttgtgggGTGAATATAAAAAGTTCTTGTTGCACTGTGAACATTGCCACTTAAACTGGCTTGATCAGCAGGCAAACGTGTATCAATGATTGGTGTCCTTGATCAGCAGGCACATGTATATGAATGACTGGATAGCTGATACATACATATAACATATGGCTTTGACTTAATATATATGTTTCACTAGAAATCTTCAATTCATACCTACTAGAACTTTGGAGTATGGCTCATGGCTATTAGAGTCTTAGGCTACACATTACAAGATGCGGTGATTGTTCCATTAGTTTGGGAGCTTTTCTCATATCATTTCACATTCAACGATAAAAAAACTCAAGCAAGGGTAATTGCTATGACCAATTCACATCAGAGTGATACCACTATGTTCGATGGTTTTGTAACATTGCTTGTTTATGTATCTTTTTATGAATATATTTTAAATgctgttttagtttttttttttttttgggagagagagggggggggggggtggggatTCCATATTATACTAGCACCTTGTTTGGGTCTTCGGTCATCCAGAGGTATTGTCTTAGAATTATAGAGATCATGCCGTATGTACAATCTTTAATCCATTGGTAAAAAGGAATCCCATTGCAATACTCTGTTTCCATCTAATAATTTGATATGTGGTCTTCTATCTTCTATATTTCCTTCTAATCTTAGCCTTTTTGGGGTGGGTGAATAGTTGTATTTGGTTGAATCGCTGCAATGGTTAACCACCACTTAAGATTTATCAAGTCGGTAAACTGAACTTTCTTTTGCAGCTTCTTTGACAGCCTTATTTAAGCACATTGAGAGTGTTGATGAGCAGATGACTGATGAGAATCTTCGAGAGAGAACCTTAAGTTTTATCAGAGACAAGGTTGGGTGAAAATTACATGGCTCAGTATAATGAACTTTGCTGCTCTTTTTGGTTTTATATTTAATCAACATACTTTATTTTAGGTATTCCCTCTTAAAACTGAGTTGCTGAAGCCACCAGAGCTAATGGAAAGACACATGACTGATTTGATTAAAAAGGTATGTCTCTCTGTGTGTATTAATCCAATTGCTCCTCTGTTGAACCATAGAACTTTCAGTTTGCAAATTCCTGCCAAACATGCAGCATTGATTATTAACTGCAATTCTTCGTTTAGacaaattttctgttttataccTATGGAAATTGCTGATATGTCTTCGTGTTGATGATTGTAATGTTTTCAATATTAACAAAGGAATTTGCTAGGTGAGGACGAATAAGGGTGCTTATTGCAGAGCTGGTAGTCTGAATTGTTTgatatgatgatttaaaaaaggaaataaagggTAAGAAACTGATTAGTTCTTTTTGCAGAGTCTACAAGATGTGACGGGAGCAGAATTTAAGATGTTTATGGATTTCTTAAAAAGTTTAAGCATATTTGGAGAAAAAGCTCCTCCTGAGCGTGTTCAAGAGCTCATTGAGATCATTGAAGGCCAAGCGGATCTTGATGCTCAGTTCGATGTAAGCAATTGCTCATTACCTGATGACATGGTTGACTCTTGCTGCAACCCCCCCCCCTCTCCCCCCTTCAAAACCCATctgaaaataaatgaaaagttCCCTCAAAACAAGCATTCCAAATAAATATATGTCATTTATGGGCAAGtgttattataattttttttgttattaataattttttgggCTGACCATTATTAAGATCCTTAAGAGTGTGAAGAGCACATCAACTTACCATATTCATATTTACAAAACTTGAGACATGATTTTGTTGTCATATGTACATGGATGTCATTCACTGGAAGCAGATAATCTTCTTGTAGACTTCTTTGATCCTTTTTCAACTGCATGGTTAAGGTTAACCTTTTTGTCAGATTGATGAAGAGAAGATACCATATACAATGCTTTCGAAGTGCAGGGGATCTTCATCGCTATGTTTGTCTGGTAGTTGAACTTAAAGATACTACCATAGCAATCTAGTGACTTAACAGAGTCCTGTCTACTATTTTGCTACTTGTATGCGATATCCAAATGCAAGAAGAAAAGGCTAACTCTTACAAGATGGCTTCTGCCAAATTACTGCATTGCTGAAATGTTGTCATGTTATCTGTAGTTTATTGGGTGGGTTTTACATTTCACATGTTCTTTTCATCCTACgttaaattttccttttccctgTGGACATTTTTGTCATGATGCCATCTGAATCTCACTATTTTTCTCATATAATTAAGCTAGTTTTGTAACCAAGGTTCTGACATTTTCAAGTGAAACTCTTGGCCATGCATAGAAGCAATAATTCTTTCTTGTTCCCTTCCCATCTTATGCAACTATGCTTGGTTTTGTAGTATAATCTATCTACAGCAATTCTTGAAATGATGGCTTCTAAAATGCAGGTTTCAGATGGGGATCACATTGCTAGGTTAATAGCATGCTTGTTTATGGCTATCCCATTTTTTGAGGTTTGTGCTATTGTTTACCTTGATGGCCCTCTTGAGTCAATTATAGACTGGTCTGTTGAGCTGAAATACTGTTTCCCATGCAGAGGGGTGCATCCAATGGCAAGTTTCTTAATTACTTGAACAAGCACATTTTTCCTGTTTTTGACAAGGTAATTTTGCATTTCCTAATGTAGCAGGATTTAGCTGTTTCATTAACAATGTCTGGCTGTTCATCTGATATTTAAATGCTCTAAGAGGAAATCCCACTACTTTTTTATGTGCCTATAGTGGTTTGTCCTTGCATAATCTGCTGCTGATCCCCATCTTTGCAGTTATTATTTGAGAAATCATTAGGATATGCTGTTGCGGAATGAGATTGCACTTTCTTGTTGCCTGGTTTTCTTTTTGGCTGGTTGGATTATTGAAGTGTATTGCTTGAAGTGAGAAAGAATGAAGTCGAAGTATTTAAAAAACTGTCTTAAGGGGTTTCAATGTTTGTCTGACTTCCAACTCTGTAGCTAGAGTAGAGCAGTTGCGCATAGTTGAGATGGTTAGAGGTGAATGCAGTTTGAACTGAAGACATTCTCTGAGATGCCCTTCAAATAATAGGTCTACTTAGTGGTTTGAATTTGGTCTGGCCTCATGAAATCTGAGCATTCGAGGCACTTGTTTCCAATCAAATTGGCTATTCATTTGTTAAGAGCCTCAGCTTCCATCCTTACATGAGCCTTGATTACTTTACCCAGACCCCTCCAGCATACAGTATTGGTAGCCTTTATCTTCTCTAGTGAATTATTCTGATAACTATATTTAGTGGATTCAGTTAGCTCATGTCATAAACTGATATACAGAAATTCTTGCTGTCATTGAGCGCTGAATAACTTAAGTAGAGGCAGTCTGCTTATTATTCACTTGTCATGACATAATTGCCATTCTTTAAGGACTATACATATGCATCAACCTTTCGATGAAGAGTGGTGACCATGCTGATGAAACAGATTTGTAGTTGTTTGGCATGTTCTGGTTGGTAACTGGGGGAAGTCATGAGCTAAATATATGTTGTTGTTTTGCATGATTGTCTAAGATGGAATAAGAGCACTTTGATGGGCAAATTTATCACCTTATCGCTACGGATATACTTCATGGATTCATTCCCATATAGAAATTCATCAAACATTTCTGCTGTTTACCAATCTGTTTAAACTTACCTAATGGCTATTTGTTTTTTTCACGTCCAAGTATAGATTCCACTCTATTGTTTGAAATCTTCTCTTAAGTTCTTTCTTGGCAGCTTCCTGAAGAATGGAAAGTTGACCTGCTCAAGGATCTTGCTGAGAGTTCACCTTACACCACACCTCAGGATTCAAGACAAATCCTTCCCTCTGTTGTTCAGCTTTTGAAGGCAAGTATATAGTTTACGACTTATGGAAGACTAATTTGTTACAGCTTGTAAAGCACCTAGAACATAATATATGAGACCCAAGCATGGTTGGAAAGAAAAcattttttcttctctcccCAAATGTCTCCCTCTCTGTCTAGCTATATGCATCTATTATAAAGATTTTTATCTTTATACATTCATTGTGGCCACAGTCTTGTTCATTCTGAGTCTTGATTTATTCTCCTCTAATACTAGTATGAGAGGCCTTCAATTTACAGTATGAAGAATGAGTCTATTCCCTTATAACTATGTATAAAAATACTGCTTATTTGATTGATTGgatattatttctttttttcagaaATACATGCCTATAAGAAAAACAGGAGAAGAGATGAACTTCACTTATGTCGAGTGCTTATTGTATACATTCCACCATTTAGCTTACAAGGTCACAAAGTCTCTCTTTCCTTCAATTTCTACTACATTTTCTCCATTTACACtgctcatttttttcttcttttcctttaaatAGGCACCCAATGCCACCAACAGCTTGTGTGGTTACAAGATTGTGACTGGCCAACCTTCTGATAGGCTTGGGGAGGACTTCTCAGAGTATCATAAAGAATTCATAGAACGGTAGTTTGTTGATTGTAGCAGTACAATATTTTGATCCTtacctccctccctccctccctctctctcctctctctctctctctctcttccctgtGAATATAATGCATAAACTGGGCAATTGCCTATCATGTATAGTTTTGTGACTTCCTACACGAGGCATGCAATTCAGAATGAAGAGGAAAGATAATTACTAGTCTACTGCATTCAGTAATTGTACAGAATTGGGACAAAATTGCTCAGAAAAGATCAATATCATGTGACAGAGAGCATCAGGAAATCTTCTTTCTGTAGTTAGAAATGTCTTGTAGTCTACGAGTGAAGAGGGACTGTGAGTATAGAGCCATTTATTCTTCAATTTAATTTAATACTAAACTCTAAAATGCAATTTATTTTAGTGCATATATTTGATAACTGTTGCTTTGTGACATCCTTTGACAGTTGAAGCTGAAAATATTCAGTAATTCTTTTCCTCTTCTGCAGAGCTTATATGTGTTTGTCTGTGTGGGTTTGGGCATGTGGTatgagagagagggaaagagggGAAGGAGGTTTGAAAGTTGATGTTCATTTGTTTCCATTACAGCTTAAATTGTGTGGAAGAGCTAGCTAGGGCTACCATGAAGAAATTAACTCAAGGAATGGCTGAGCACAACAAAGCATTGACGGCTGCTACTTCTGAGGAAGCAAAGGCCAGCATAGTGAGTTGACCAAGCCAGAGTTAAGAGTTATTTTCTGGATTATTTATGTCTTAGTGTGTCctaattgatttttctttttccctttgacCAAATTTCAGAAGACACAGAAGCAGAATACCACAACTGGGTTGCGTACTTGTAACAACATATTGGCTATGACACAGGTGAATGGGGATAAAATTCCTGTAGACTCCTGATATAGAAATACTTTAACTAATGCTCTTGACAATTTCTTGATTATGCAGCCACTGCATTCAAAATCACCATCATTTATTGGTGACAAGAGAATTGACTTATCTTGGAAAGAAACTAAGAAACTTTCTCCTCCATCAAACACTCCTGCAGCCGGGTATGTTTGGAACTGCAAAGCTGTCATGTCAAGATTGTCTAGCTCAACTACATTTTTGGTTTAgagtttttgatgttttccgaTCATATAAATGTGGACTGTGAGTTATGCGGTGATCATTCTTGAAGTCCTGGTAATGAGTAGTGTGTTATACTTGGGAGAGAATCCTGGGTACTTGAGAAAAGGGTGGAACATTGGCAAAGAAGGTGGAAGCAAATGCACAATAGAGATTCTTTGACATTCACATAGTAAATAGTTGAAGATTTCTGTTTCTCCTTTCTAAGGTACAGGCATTACTTATAGAAAGAAAGACCTTTGAAGCTTAGTACAATGTAAATATGAATTGAACTGCAGCCTACCTAAGCAATTGAAAGTGGAACTTAATTAGTGTTCCGGTCAATTCGAGTAATCAAATCACCTGTGCTTGGTTTCTCACCTTCGTATTCGTTTTCCTTCTGTTTGCAGAGGTAAACGCCCTGCTGGTACAACGAATGGCTCTAGCAACAATGCCGTGAAAAAGGGACGTGGTGATGGTGGAATTCAGAACCAGTATGCTAATAGGCCATTTGAAGGTTCAGCATATGGGGGTAGAAGTGGATTAAGAGGCAGGGGCAGGGGCAGAGGCAGGGGCAGGGGCAGGGGCAGGGGTCGAGGTGGAGGTGGACGAGGTAGGGGACGGGGCTATTACTAGCTACAGTTCTTTCCTTGTGACATATTTCTTGCACTTTCTAATGGTTATACACTAGTTGACAGAAAATAATTagttagtgtgtttggattgagatgatttgagataaaatgatttgcttcacaaattttaatcacttttttatctcacatatatcatattacaaaaagtgttacagtaattatcttAAATAAATCACTCAAATAAACTcccatcacaaaaagtgtttgCTTACGAATTTTTTCCTTTACTGCCTCTGTGTGTGTCTGTGCGCACGCGAGGATGATAATCCTGTGAAACGTATAAACATTCGGCTTCTAGAACAATTCTGGAGGAGGAAACGTTGGAGTTGTACTTTGGGAGATCTAAATGGCAATTAGGGTCGACTGTGTCACAAGGATTACTTTGAACTTCCATTCTAGTTGACAAAAAGAAATCCTCGACACTTTACGCAATACGCATGCAAGCGAAGCGCCATTGCATTAATTTACGATAGAGTCTTAAAGGGCTGTTTGGTTCATAAATGTCACTTGTAGCTGAACTTGGAAGATGAAGGACTGGATCATGTTTGATTAATTTGGACTAATCTTccgtgaaattttttttccaatggtTGTTTTTTGGGGTGTTTCGAGTAAATTATACTGTGGCTTATTTTTAATAAGCGCCGTGTTTCtgggattgaaaaaaaaaaaagaatgttttggttgaaaatgCTTTAGAGAAGCAGTTTATTTTCCTTCAAAGAGAGCTCCCTAGAAGCGGAGCCTACAACATTACAAGGCATGGATGAAGAACATGTTCTCTAGCTTCTGTAATGCATCTACGGAGCCTATATCAAGAAGTCAGCGAGCTTGCCTTCAACCCATTCTTTCTTCTCAAACactaagaaatttaaaaaaaaaaacaaacaaacaaaagttCCCTCTATTCTGTCAACAATCCACATGAGTAATGTCTATTTCTACATGTTAGGCATTATCAAAATGCTGTTGATATGGTTGAGGAAAATTGAAAGTCAGAGCTCCTACGACATCTCCCTGTACCCCCTGAACGAATATGCATGCACACCACAGCAAGCGTTTCAACTCCCCTTATGGAGCAGCCTCAAAATGCTCTGAAGGGTCTGTGGGACTTACTAAACCCCACCGTGCGGAACTCCATCTTTGAGCGAATGTCCCAGCTCTCCCCATTGATCTGCGACGCAAGTACGGTTCTAGTTCTACTACCATATCCACGATACCTTTTATTCCTTTACCACCCACAATAGCACCATTCTGATAGGCCTCCTGGCGTCTCCAACATTTTTTcgtaataaaaaatacaaaacaaaaagtGGAAGTGGAACCAGAAATAAGGTATAATACCCAGAAGCTCTCAAAGCGCAGACTCTCAGGGTTACCAGACCCATCGACACTCGAACAGTTCGTAGATGATTCTAACCATTCTTCTACGAGGCTCCTAAGCTTACCATTCTCCTGCAGAGTTAAAATGGCTTTGGAAAAATCACGGGCTATTGGAGATCCTTTCTGAAACACCTGCAGAAGAGCATGGAGAAATGATTTTAGACTGTGTTTTAAACCATTAACGGTTCTGACTAGAAGACAGGATTGTGAAGGACTACTTACAAAGCCTAGTCCTCCATTTCTGTAAGTAGGTCCAACAGCAGTGTACTCATTGCAGTACTCTCCCAGGAAAACCTTCTGATAAGGCAGTTCAAGAAATGCTGCTGTTATGTTGCCGCTCTCAAATTCTGCAGGATAAGCGTCTTCGCTGTCAAAGGTCTTGATGTTTCGAAGTTGAAGTACATTCTGCAAATAATCCCTTACGAAGGAATCACTGTCACATCCAACTGCtgcatttgttttccttacccATTCTACATCAGTCGTACGAGGCTCAAGTCTGGGGACTGTAAGGATTGAAGTGAGAGCTGCTTGGTAACTTGAGGTTACTACGAACACCAGAAATAGCCACATCATAACCACCGCTTTAGTAGAGTTACTTCTGACGTTTTCTTCTGTTGGACAAAAAAGATACAAATTCAGGAAAGCACTTCATGATGAGCTGTGGAATTTTGTATCCGCATGTAATAACAAGAAGGCTTGCTTACTGTGAGCGAAGAAAAGAGTGGAGAATGTGAACCAGATTGCAGTTACGAACTGGTCTTTCCAAGGGCCTTTGAACTGTTCATTAGTTTGGTGTTCTATGTACCATACCACGATCATTGTGTAGAACATTATTGAAAATGTTGCAATCCACATGTTCCGAGTGAAAGGTTTCACAAACATCCATGGCATCTGAGCTCCATTTTTCACTGGGACCAGCATGGACAAGCCTGACTCGGCATATGGCTGGGTAAAATCCACATCATTTGATCGATCGGCCAGTATTGTTACATCGCCAACAACAGCATCAAAGGACTTCAAAGAAAcatgaaagaaaaacaaaaggctcAGTTTTTGAGAAAGagattgccaaaaaaaaaaaaaaaactgacaaAATGAAGAGTAGGGTTAAAAATATCATTAGTCACATTCAATGGTGGTTTCATGTAGACCAGTAATTTGATGAACTTCAAGGAACAGTTTATACCCGATTGATGACATGGTCAACAAGCTGGTCATAGCTGCCGTTGTAGGGATAAAATTCATAAGGGAGGGCATATTCTTGCTCCAAAAGTTTAAGTATTTCTTCAAAAAGATCAATGCAGAAACCGTCATACTTCCACTCACCATTCTTGTCATTGTCGACCCAATCTACCTTTACAAatttctggaaaactgttcgtcCTGGAACTCCAATCTTCATTGGATTTGCATTACTGGGCATTGCCCAACCTTTTGGGATTCTGTCTAATTCCCCCGGCCAATTTACTCTAGCAGTCATATTTTGCATGGTTTGAACACCATCAACTGCACTAAAATTTATCTTCCCATTTTCCAATTCAAGGCTATCTGCAAAGTTAAAACTTGATGACCAAAAGCCAAGTTCTTTGTAACTCTTGCCAACAACATTGACAATCCTAAACATTGGTGGGCTTGATAGTGACTCATTATGAAAATATATATCACCAGTTAAGCCAGTGAAATTGTTTGATCGAATTATCGTTGGCAGTAGCATTGAAGTACCAGTATTACTTTTACTGCCTAATTCCATCACAACTTTCGAAATAGCTGTGATGCCATCATATGCTTGTAGAGCATAAATTCCAGGCTCCAAATTATGTTCACTTGGGAATTCCAATCGAAAAACTTTCTGAAACTGACGTCTAAAATCCAGAAAAGGAGTAGCCTCTTCTGAGTAGTACAATTTGGTTCCTAGAGCACCTTGAGCAGAGGAGATGAAGTTGGTGTCAACAGAATCTAGGAGATTAGAAAGAGTGTCTGCAATTATCCAAACTGAGTCTCTACCCATTAATCCTAGCTTCCTGGCTTCTCTAAACAAATGATTGGCTAGTGATAATGAAGATCGAAGAACAACAAACACCCTGGATTGTGTCATCAATAATTTTTCTACCTCTTCTCTGACTATTCCTTCTGGATCAGACACAGAAGACATTGGTGGAAGAACCAAATGAGCCTCAATTTCTGCATCAACAGGTCGAAGGGCCTCAGATAGTATTGCAAGCATTTCAGAATCACCACCATATGTGTTGTCCTCATAGACTGCTACAACCTTTCTCCAGTGGTAAGAACGGATGATAGAAGCAATACAACTTATCTGTTCGAAGCCATCGGAAACCGTTGGTACCAGGAAAGGCCATCTATGCTGTATGAACAGGTGTCTGTTAGGAGCTGGTGCTAATGAAAGAACTGGCACTTGAGCTTTTTTCCCAACATCAGCAACCAAAACAGCTTGCTCCCATGTCTGCATCCCAATTATAACTTGCACTTGTTTTTGTGTAATCAGCTCTTCAGCTGCAAAAGAGTTTCAAGGGCACAAAATATCTCAAATTAGACATGACAGAAGCATTTCTAACCAAAGTTGACATCGAAGAAAAATCGGACTTAGGAATATCAAACTTTACTTTTTCCCAATATTAGCAACTAAAGGAAGAAAACAAGCGGAAAAGAGGTGAACTAACCTGCAGACACTGCATGAATTGGATAGTTGCTGGTGTTACGAAAATGAATAGTGAGTTTGTGATTTGTTGATATACTATTGAAACTTTGAACTGCTACCAGCATGGCAGTTTTTTGCTCTTTACCAGCTCGGGAATCAACATCTATGATTGCACCAATATTGATGGTTTCTAGAGGAGTGGCAGCTCCTATAGCAGACTGAAAAAAGCATATGATGAGGAAGCATAGTTTCATTACAAGGAACAAGACATTAGAGCACTTAATATTTGTACTATTGGTAAGTAGTTGGAAAGCCATTTTTTCATCCTTTCTTTGCACAGCAGTTGGAAATGAAATGTGTAGTTCAACCTACAAAGGATGAAAGATAGCTAATATAAGCAAAAGCTTGGAAACAGAATAAAATTGTATTTTGACTAAATATGCAGGTTTGAAAAGTCCATGGTCATATTCTTTTGCAACAAGTAGATTTGAACCAAGACCAGCAGCAGTGGGCTAAAATGACTTCTTCAATTtacatttgattagaattttcatcaaaatcaatagCACAATAAGACAAAAAATTAGCATATCCTCATATCAATATGTGGTGACCAATTCAGAAAAATTAGCATATCCTCATATCAATATATGGTGACCAATTCAGACCTATTCTTTTCCAGGAGATTTACACTAATCACAGGTTTCGTTTTCGTGTATAAAGATATAaattttagttaaaaaaaaaaatcccctcATATGGAGTTAACGAAGAAGCTTCAAGGAAGTACGAGGAAAATGAATTTCTAAAGGGATAATATCAAAAACCTCCCGTGagatttctcttaatatcacttaacacctctaacattttaaaaaatacttAGCCcccttacttttgttatttgtgtaacaaaatttacaaatatCCCAAACTACCCTTTTGCTCATTttgctaaataaaaatactTCTAAGACACTttatttacttaaaaaaaataacaccAACTAAAAACAAAGTCTCCAATAGTACCACCACATCACAAAGCTATTGtccataaatatataaattgaaaaataaaaaatatatttgtaagaAATACACTAGCACCAATTCAACTCTATATGCTTAAAACCGATCCTTTATGAaccttattttttttcccaaccTCTCCTCAACCCATGGCTCACGCTTTTAAGTTGTActaaatcattataaaaatcaattcaaaataaataaagaaatcaTATCCCACTCGATCacaaatcacaaaaataaataaaataaataaaattcattttactggaatttacaaataaaaaattacatagtcattcagaaaaaaaaaatgagtaagggAGAATGTTGCAAAAAGGGGACAGAGAAGAAggggatttttatttttttctctaattttttgaactccatttatttgatataTGAATAATGTATTAAGAGAGGGTTAATAtcatcattttataattattaagggaagtaagtgaaattttcaaaatctcaagacTGCTATATTATATTAAGAGAAACCTCGGGGATTATCCCATTTCTAAATGGTACACAAGAAAAGTTCCTAAATCCTCTTTGGTGATGAAGATTCCGGGGTCCAGCCCTTAGGTTGCTTCCCGGAGCTCCACAATGCCTGAAAAATCTAAACATTTTATTTCCAGAAAAGGGAACAAAGGTCAAAGAGATGAATGGTATCTTTGATTTCTTTGAACACTTCAAATATTGTTAGATTCATGCCCAATGGAGGGCTTTTAGAATCTTCAATATTATTGTTAgatcagaaaaaaaaatctttttgtttGAAAGTAGATTCATGCTTCACCAATATTATCATTACACCAAGCCTTATGTATGTCACTGAACATGTAATTGCAGGAAGATGGTGGAAGAGTCAACGGTCAAGGACTTTTTTACATGGGTTATAAAATGACCGAAGGCGTGAAGTTGAACGTTGAAATTATATGTGATTAGAATTTT
This portion of the Coffea arabica cultivar ET-39 chromosome 2e, Coffea Arabica ET-39 HiFi, whole genome shotgun sequence genome encodes:
- the LOC113731023 gene encoding apoptosis inhibitor 5-like protein API5 yields the protein MTENSDEAKDIDKLYEYGARLNEAKDKTQHVEDYENIIKAATSTSIKARQLAAQLIPRFFKFFPSLSVSAVDAHLDLCEAEELGVCVQAIRGLPLFCKDTPEHLSKIVDILAQLLTAEENVERDAVHKALLSLLRQDVKASLTALFKHIESVDEQMTDENLRERTLSFIRDKVFPLKTELLKPPELMERHMTDLIKKSLQDVTGAEFKMFMDFLKSLSIFGEKAPPERVQELIEIIEGQADLDAQFDVSDGDHIARLIACLFMAIPFFERGASNGKFLNYLNKHIFPVFDKLPEEWKVDLLKDLAESSPYTTPQDSRQILPSVVQLLKKYMPIRKTGEEMNFTYVECLLYTFHHLAYKAPNATNSLCGYKIVTGQPSDRLGEDFSEYHKEFIERLNCVEELARATMKKLTQGMAEHNKALTAATSEEAKASIKTQKQNTTTGLRTCNNILAMTQPLHSKSPSFIGDKRIDLSWKETKKLSPPSNTPAAGGKRPAGTTNGSSNNAVKKGRGDGGIQNQYANRPFEGSAYGGRSGLRGRGRGRGRGRGRGRGRGGGGRGRGRGYY
- the LOC113731022 gene encoding glutamate receptor 2.7 codes for the protein MAFQLLTNSTNIKCSNVLFLVMKLCFLIICFFQSAIGAATPLETINIGAIIDVDSRAGKEQKTAMLVAVQSFNSISTNHKLTIHFRNTSNYPIHAVSAAEELITQKQVQVIIGMQTWEQAVLVADVGKKAQVPVLSLAPAPNRHLFIQHRWPFLVPTVSDGFEQISCIASIIRSYHWRKVVAVYEDNTYGGDSEMLAILSEALRPVDAEIEAHLVLPPMSSVSDPEGIVREEVEKLLMTQSRVFVVLRSSLSLANHLFREARKLGLMGRDSVWIIADTLSNLLDSVDTNFISSAQGALGTKLYYSEEATPFLDFRRQFQKVFRLEFPSEHNLEPGIYALQAYDGITAISKVVMELGSKSNTGTSMLLPTIIRSNNFTGLTGDIYFHNESLSSPPMFRIVNVVGKSYKELGFWSSSFNFADSLELENGKINFSAVDGVQTMQNMTARVNWPGELDRIPKGWAMPSNANPMKIGVPGRTVFQKFVKVDWVDNDKNGEWKYDGFCIDLFEEILKLLEQEYALPYEFYPYNGSYDQLVDHVINRSFDAVVGDVTILADRSNDVDFTQPYAESGLSMLVPVKNGAQMPWMFVKPFTRNMWIATFSIMFYTMIVVWYIEHQTNEQFKGPWKDQFVTAIWFTFSTLFFAHKENVRSNSTKAVVMMWLFLVFVVTSSYQAALTSILTVPRLEPRTTDVEWVRKTNAAVGCDSDSFVRDYLQNVLQLRNIKTFDSEDAYPAEFESGNITAAFLELPYQKVFLGEYCNEYTAVGPTYRNGGLGFVFQKGSPIARDFSKAILTLQENGKLRSLVEEWLESSTNCSSVDGSGNPESLRFESFWVLYLISGSTSTFCFVFFITKKCWRRQEAYQNGAIVGGKGIKGIVDMVVELEPYLRRRSMGRAGTFAQRWSSARWGLVSPTDPSEHFEAAP